The genomic interval CAACTGGTTGACGGAGTCATTGAATACATCTCGCCCACAGCGAATCCTCAAAGTGGCACCACGTCGGTGCGGGTTCGCGTTCCTAATCCCGGTGAAAGATACATGAGTGGGGGAACCTGTCGCTTGCTCTTGAACGACTTGACGCGAAGTGCGGATAAACTCGCTAGTCAAACCGTAGAAAGGTAGGCCGCTGATGAACCAGTTCGGGGGACCAGACATCGCTGCAGAGCGTTCGCGTACCGGGACGGTTCTCTGAAATGAATGCTTTGCCTGATAGCAGTGCTCGTACGTCGGTGGCCGAAGTCACTTTGGGACGTCTCAGAGAGCTTGAACGTCATTTGGATCAAACCGCCGCAATCGCGGAACTGCTGGCGGTCATCGGTTCGGCGGACGAATTGACGATAGGCTGCCGAAACGCGGCTGACCGTCTAAAGAGAGACCACGGTGCTGAAAAGGTTGTCATTGCTCAATGTGATGGTGACGATCTGGATTGTCATATTGCCGCTGTCTCTGAGATGGATCACGTTCAGAGGAAGCAGACGATTGCGGTCGATGCTCAGGCGGTGCTGCACGAGGCCGTCGCTGATGAATCGGTCGTGGTGTGGATCGCCAACCAAGACCAGCCGAGAGGTGGTTTGTTGGCGCACCGTCGGTTTGCCAAACAGTATGATTGTAACGCAGTGATCAGCAGCGTTCTGAAAGATCACAACGGAGCGATACGCGGCGCTTGGATGGTCGCTGGCGATGCCGATCGGATGCATTGCGCCAACGTAGCGACCTTTATGTCCGCTGCGGGTCCGGTGTTGGCGAGCGTTCTGAATTTGGCCACGCGTGCGGAGGCTGGTCGATTAGAGAAAACGATGCAATCGGCGAAGCGATTTGCCAAGTCCAACAAAGGTCGAGTTGTTTGTGCAGCGCTCGCTTTCTTGACATTGCTGCTGTGCGTGCCTGTCACTTATCGGCCCAAGTGCGATTGCACGGTGGAGCCCGTCGTTCGTCGCTTTGTAGCGGCTCCGTTCGCAGGTCCGCTCAAGCAGGCGTTCGTGTCGGCTGGAGATGAAGTTCACCAGGATCAAGTTTTGGCGAGCATGGAAGGACGCGAGGTTCGCTGGGAACTCGCTGGCGCACGGGCTGATTTGCATCGAGCCGAAAAGGAACGCGCCGGACACATGGCGATTCATGATTCAGGGCAAGCAGAAGTCGCCCGCCACGATGCTGATCGATTGAGGATGAGGATCGAGCTGCTGGAGAATCGCAATCGCAGTCTTGAGATCCGATGTCCTATCGATGGCATTGTGGTCAACGGGGACTTGGACGAAGCGATCGGAATGCCGCTTGAGACGGGACAGACTCTGTTTGAGGTCGCGCCGTTGGAGCAAATGGTGGTGGAGATCGCCGTCAGCGAAGATGACTATGCGTATGTGCAGCCGGGGATGGCGGTTACGGTTCGTTTGAACGCTTACCCGCTGAGAACGATCGAGGGGACGATTGCTAGAATTCACCCTCGATCCGAAATACGCGACGAACAGAATGTCTTCGTAGCCGAGGTCGGCATCGACAACAGTGACCAAACCTTGAGACCGGGGATGCAGGGTAGAGCTTCGATACAATCAAGTAAGAAGTCGCTGGGTTGGATTCTGTTTCACCGTCCCTACCATGCCCTGATCACTTGGTTGGGGGAGTGAGGCTATGTCGGTGCGGCTTGACGAACAAACACGAGACTTGGAAAGCTCGCGAATCCGCTTGTCTGAAGATCTGAAGTTCTTGCCTCGAATTCGCGGTCAAGAGTTTGTTTGTGTGATCGAGTCACCCGCCAAGGGAACCTTTTATCGTGTGGGGCACTCCGAATATGTGCTGATCTCTCTCCTCGATGGCCGGCTGACCGTTGCTCAAGCGATCACGTTGGCATCACGACAATTGGGTCCCAAGGCACTGACCCGTGCTCAGGGGTTGCAGGTTGTCCAGTGGCTATTGGACTCGGGGCTGGGGGATCGAATGGGCGAGTCAGCCGGTTCGTCATTTGCGGGTAAGCCAGAGGGCAATGCAGGTGCTGACGCGTTGCAGTACCTCAATCCATTTTGGACCAAGATTCCTTTGGGTTCACCCGACGCATTTTTTCAGTTCGCTACTCGTGGTCTTGGTTGGTTGTTCTCACCGGTAGCGACGCTGCTGGGTGTGCTGATGATTGCTTCGGCGATCATTTGTCTTGGGATCCATTGGGATCGTTTTGTGTCGAGTTCCGCCACGATCTTGTCGCCAATGAATTGGCTGTGGCTCGGTCTGGCTTGGCTGGGACTCAAGATCATCCATGAGATCGGCCACGGGATTGCGTGTCGGTATCACGGCGGTGATGTTCGCGAGACCGGGGTCATATTGATCTTGTTTGCGCCCATGGCGTACGTCGATGTCACCTCCTGCTGGCGTTTTTCGTCCAGGTGGCAACGCATTCATGTTGCTGCGGCGGGCATGTATATTGAGCTTGTGGTTGCTGCCATCAGCGTGTTCTGGTGGAGCAACACCGAAT from Stieleria varia carries:
- a CDS encoding efflux RND transporter periplasmic adaptor subunit, which translates into the protein MNALPDSSARTSVAEVTLGRLRELERHLDQTAAIAELLAVIGSADELTIGCRNAADRLKRDHGAEKVVIAQCDGDDLDCHIAAVSEMDHVQRKQTIAVDAQAVLHEAVADESVVVWIANQDQPRGGLLAHRRFAKQYDCNAVISSVLKDHNGAIRGAWMVAGDADRMHCANVATFMSAAGPVLASVLNLATRAEAGRLEKTMQSAKRFAKSNKGRVVCAALAFLTLLLCVPVTYRPKCDCTVEPVVRRFVAAPFAGPLKQAFVSAGDEVHQDQVLASMEGREVRWELAGARADLHRAEKERAGHMAIHDSGQAEVARHDADRLRMRIELLENRNRSLEIRCPIDGIVVNGDLDEAIGMPLETGQTLFEVAPLEQMVVEIAVSEDDYAYVQPGMAVTVRLNAYPLRTIEGTIARIHPRSEIRDEQNVFVAEVGIDNSDQTLRPGMQGRASIQSSKKSLGWILFHRPYHALITWLGE